Proteins from a genomic interval of Syngnathoides biaculeatus isolate LvHL_M chromosome 23, ASM1980259v1, whole genome shotgun sequence:
- the gjd2b gene encoding gap junction protein delta 2b, with the protein MGEWTILERLLEAAVQQHSTMIGRILLTVVVIFRILIVAIVGETVYNDEQSMFVCNTLQPGCNQACYDKAFPISHIRYWVFQIIMVCCPSLCFITYSVHQSAKQKERRFSTVYLSLDKEQDSIKSDDSKKMKNTIVNGVLQNTENTNKEAGADCLEVKDIPNSVLRTTKSKMRRQEGISRFYIIQVVFRNALEIGFLVGQYFLYGFNVPAVYECDRYPCIKDVECYVSRPTEKTVFLVFMFAVSGICVVLNLAELNHLGWRKIKAAVRGVRARRKSIYEIRNKDFTRMTMPNFGRTQSSDSAYV; encoded by the exons ATGGGAGAGTGGACCATATTGGAGCGTCTCTTGGAGGCGGCAGTCCAGCAGCACTCGACTATGATTGGAAG GATCCTGCTGACAGTGGTGGTGATTTTTCGTATTCTGATCGTGGCAATAGTTGGAGAGACAGTGTACAACGATGAACAGTCCATGTTTGTGTGTAACACTTTACAGCCAGGCTGTAACCAGGCTTGTTATGACAAAGCTTTCCCCATCTCTCACATCAGGTACTGGGTATTCCAGATCATTATGGTCTGCTGCCCCAGCCTTTGCTTTATCACCTACTCTGTCCACCAGTCTGCAAAGCAGAAGGAGCGGCGATTTTCCACAGTTTACCTTTCCCTAGACAAGGAGCAGGACTCCATTAAGAGTGATGAcagcaagaaaatgaaaaacactatCGTAAATGGTGTGCTACAGAATACAGAAAACACCAACAAGGAGGCAGGAGCTGATTGCCTTGAGGTCAAGGACATCCCTAATTCAGTCCTCCGAACTACAAAGTCCAAAATGAGAAGGCAGGAAGGTATATCCAGGTTCTACATCATCCAGGTTGTGTTCAGAAATGCATTGGAGATTGGATTTCTCGTGGGTCAATACTTCCTGTATGGATTCAATGTCCCCGCAGTGTATGAGTGTGATCGATACCCTTGCATAAAAGACGTAGAGTGTTACGTTTCCAGGCCGACAGAGAAGACGGTGTTTTTGGTCTTCATGTTTGCAGTCAGTGGCATTTGTGTGGTGCTCAACTTGGCAGAACTCAACCATCTTGGGTGGAGGAAGATCAAAGCTGCTGTAAGAGGAGTGCGAGCCAGAAGGAAGTCTATTTATGAAATCCGCAATAAAGACTTCACAAGGATGACTATGCCCAACTTTGGACGCACTCAGTCGAGTGATTCTGCATatgtgtaa